AAAAAAAATGTATAAAAATGTATGATTTAGAAAAAAAAACTTATAAATATCTTTCGAAGTCAGATGTTATTAATATATTTAAATGTATTTTTACCAAAATATATAATTAATATAATTATTTAATTAAATAAATATTTAATATTTATCAATGAGGTTTATATGTTTGAAAAAATCAAAATTTCTAATTATGATCCAGAATTATGGGGTTATATTCATAAGGAATCTATTCGACAAGAAAATCATATTGAATTAATTGCGTCTGAAAATTATGTTCATCCTTATATTTTAGAATTACAAGGATCAAAATTAACTAACAAATATGCTGAGGGATATCCAGGAAAGCGGTATTATGGTGGTTGTGAATATGTAGATGAAATAGAAAAAATAGCTATTAATCGTGCTAAAATATTATTTAATGCAGATTATGCTAATGTTCAACCGCATTCTGGTTCTCAAGCAAATTTTTCTGTTTATTCTGCTTTATTAAAACCTGGTGATTTAATATTAGGTATGAATTTATCACATGGTGGTCATTTAACTCATGGTTCATCAGTTAATTTTTCTGGTAAATTATACAAAACAATTTCTTATGGAATTAATGAATTTGGTGATATAAATTATTTAGAATTAGAAAAATTAGCAAAAAAATATCATCCCAAAATGATAATTGGAGGATTTTCTTCTTTTTCTGGGATTTGTGATTGGAAAAGAATGAAAAGTATAGCAGATTCAATTAATTCATATTTTGTTGTTGATATAGCTCATGTTGCTGGATTAATTGCAGCAAATTTATATCCTAATCCAATTAAGTACGCTGATGTTGTTACATCTACTACTCATAAAACATTAGCTGGACCTCGAGGTGGATTAATTCTTTCGAAAAATAAAAATGAAAATTTTTATAAAAAGTTAAATTCTTCGGTATTTCCAGGAAGCCAAGGAGGTCCATTAATGCATGTAATTGCAGCTAAAGCAATTGCTTTTAAAGAAGCTTCTACTTCTTCATTTAAAGAATATCAAAAAAATATTTTAAGAAATTCTAAAGCCATGGTAAAAATATTTTTAAGTGAAGGGTTTGAAATCGTTTCAGGAGAAACTAACAATCATTTATTTATAATTAATTTAAGTAAACAGAATTTAACAGGAAAGGATATTGAATATGTTTTAGGATTAGCAAATATTACTGTAAACAAAAATAGTGTTCCAAATGATAAAAAAAGCCCTTTTGTAACTTCTGGAATTCGTATTGGAACTCCAGCAATTACACGTAGGGGTTTTATGGAGAGAGAATGTCAAAAATTAGCTTATTGGATTTCTGATATTATTAAGAATATTAACGATCAAAATAAGATTACTGATATTAAAAAAAAAGTATTAAATTTATGCAAGAAATATCCTGTATATACCTAATTATAATAAATATATTAATTGAACAAATAACATTTTTATTTTGGTAAATGAATATTAGCTGAAATTTTAGAAAGATTTTTAATATTTTTTATATATGGAACTTTTCCTAAAAACGGTGCATAAATATATTTTTTAAGAGTATTAATATAATCTAAAACATACTTGTTTTTATTAGATATACAATTAGCGATCCAACCAGAAAATATCAAACCGGATTTTAAAATGGCTTGATTTGTTAAAATTGCATGATTTATACATCCTAATTTTAATCCAATAACTAAAATTATTGGTATATTTTCTTTTTTTACCCAATCCGAAAATTTTAATATGGGAGATATTGGTGTATACCACCCTCCAACTCCTTCAATAATTATCCAATTTGCTTTTTTTTGTATATTATATAATTCATTGGATATTTTTTTAAAAGTAATATTGATTTTATTTTTTTGACTTAATATATGAGGAGGTTCAGAATCATAAAATGCAAATGGATTAATTGTATTATACGGAAATTTAATTATGCTATATTTTTTTAGAAGTAAAGCATCTAGATTTCGCAATCCTTTTTTTGTTTTTATACAACCTGTAGATATAGGTTTATATCCTGCTGTGTAAAATCCATGTTTTTTAGCTTTAATTAACATAACACTTGAAACAATTGTTTTTCCTATATTTGTATCTGTTCCAGTAAGAAACCATGTTCTTTTCATATTTTAATATTTTAATATTCTAATATTAATTAATTTATTTTATGTTCAATTAATTTATGATATATTTTAAACTACCTATTATATTAGATAGGTAGATTTAAAAATTTTTTATTATTCTTATAGTTAAGTACGAATAGCATTATAATATAATTTATTTTTTTTAGTAGTTTGAGATTTTTTAAATTTATTTGGATCTAAATTTGTTAATTTTGGGTGTAATCCTAATTTTTTAAATAGTTTTAAATCTTCTGATTCTGTTGAATTATTTACTGTTAGTAATTTACAACCATAAAATATAGAATTTGCTCCTGCCATAAAACACATTGTTTGCATTTTTTTGCTCATTTTTTCACGTCCTGCGGATAAACGAATATATGATTTAGGCATCATAATACGGGCAACAGCAATAGTTTTAATAAATCTAAAATCATCAATTTTTTTATTTTTTTCCATTGGAGTTCCTTGTATTTTAATTAACATATTGATAGGTACGCTTTCAGGAGATGGTTTTAAATTTGCTAATTCTATTAATAATTCTATTATATCATTCTTTTTTTCACCCAATCCTAATATTCCCCCTGAACAAACCTTAATTCCTGATTTTCTTATAATTTTGATTGTATCTAAACGATCTTGATATGTTCTGGTAGTAATAATTTTTTTATAAAAACTAGGAGAAGTATCTAAATTATGATTATAAAAATCTAATCCAGCGCTAGCTAATTCTTCTGCTTGATTTTTATTTAAACTTCCTAGGGTCATGCATGTTTCCATACCCAGTTGTTTAATTTGTTTAATAATTTTTAATAAATATGGCATATCTCTTTGTTTTGGGTTTTTCCATGCAGCTCCCATGCAAAAACGATTTGATCCATTTCTTTTTGCTTTTTTTGCTTCTTCTATCACTTTGTTAAAATCTAACAATTTTTCATTTTGAACATCTGTTTTATATCTAGAACTTTGTGAACAATATTTACAATCTTCTGGGCAAAGTCCAGTTTTAATGGATAATAAAGTACTAATTTGAATTTCATTAGGATTAAAATATTTTCGATGAATTGTTTGTGATTCAAATAGTAAATCTAGAAATGGTTTCTTAAATAATAAATCTACTTCTTGTTTTTGCCATATTTTTTTCATATTAAATTCCATAAATTGTATACTTTTTCTTGCAATAAGGTTTATACTAATAACATTCTATATTTTAAGAAATTTTAATTGTGAATACAAATCATCTGATATTTAATTTAAAACATATTTGGCATCCTTATGATTCTATGACAAAACCATTACCATGTTATTTTATTTCTTCAGCAAATGGAATTTATATGCAATTTAAAAGCGGATTAAAAATAATAGATGGAATGTCATCATGGTGGTCTGCTATACATGGTTATAATAACTTTAGATTAAATAAAGCATTAATTCAACAAATTAATAATATGTCTCACATAATGTTTGGTGGTATTATACATCAACCAGCAATTTTATTATGTAAAAATTTATTAAAATTATTACCAGATGAATTAGAATGTATTTTTTTAGCTGATTCTGGATCTGTATCTATAGAAATAGCAATGAAAATGATATTACAATACTGGAATGCTTTAAATAAGTCTAAACAAATTTTTTTAACTATTCGTAATGGATATCATGGAGATACCTTTTCTGCTATCTCTGTATGTGATCCTTATAATTCCATTCATGCTTTATATTCAGGATTTCTTCCAAAACATATATTTGCAAATTCTCCTAAATTATCATTTCAAGATATTTGGAATAATTATGATATTCATTCTTTTGTAAATCTTTTAGTAAAAAACCATGATAAAATTGCAGCTGTAATCTTGGAACCTATTATTCAAGGAATAGGTGGTATGAAATTTTACCATCCTACGTATTTAAAACAAATTCGATTATTATGTAACATATATAATATTCCATTAATTATAGATGAAATTGCTACTGGGTTTGGTCGTACTGGAAAAATGTTTGCGTATCAATATTCTAATATTGTTCCAGATATATTATGTATAGGAAAGGCATTAACAGGAGGAATGATGACTTTATCAGCAACTATTACTACAAAAAAAATTTCTGATATTATCAGTCAAAATAAACCCTATAAATTAATGCATGGACCAACATTTATGGGAAATCCATTAGCATGTGCTGTAGCAAATGAAAATATTTTAATATTGCAAGAAAATATTTGGAAAATACAAGTTTCTAATATTGAAAAACAATTTAAAATTGAATTATTTCCATTACTACAACACCCAAAAGTATTAGATGTACGAATTCTTGGTGCAATTGCTGTGGTTGAATGTCATCAATTTATTAACATTAAATTAATGCAAAATTTTTTTGTCAACCATGGAGTTTGGCTCAGACCTTTTAAAAATTTAATTTATTTAACCCCTCCCTATATTATTGATTCATTTTCTTTAAGTAAGTTAACCCGAGCTATTAAGTTTGCATTAGAAAACGAATATTTGTTTCAATAATTTAAATATTATGCGCTAATACCCATATTGGATTTTTACCAACTTTATATTCTTTTAATTGATTTAAAGAACCATCTTCAGAAGAAATTGTATGTACCATAATAGTATTAGAAAGCTCACCAGCCGCTATTAAATATTGATTATTTTTATCTATACAAAATGATCTAGGTTGATTACATGTATGATATTGATCAATAATACTTAATTTATTATTTGAATGTACTTGAAAAGCAGTAATTTTACTATTTTGACGATCAGCGGCATATAAATATTTTCCGCATGTTGTTAAATGAATATCAGAGCACCAATATTTTTTTAATTCATTATTTTCATATAAATGGATATTTTGAATATTTTGAATATTTTTTTTGATATGATTAATTTTCCAAACATCAACTGTTCCATTCATTTCATTAATACTATATGCATATTTTTTATTAATATGAAAATCTATATGTCTTGGTCCAGATTTCTTATTACATTGAAAATGTTTAATTTCTGTTAATGGAGATTTTATGTTTGATTCATTAAATTTATATAAGTAAATATGATCTTCTAATAATGCTGATGTAAAAACTAATTCATAAGATAAATCGAACTTTGTAAAATGACAACCTTTAATGTTGTTAATAATTTGCATTGGAGGGTTAGGAGTATGATTTTCGTTTAATTTATGCACACTAATACAATTAGCATGATAGTAACTACAAAATAAAAATTTTTCTTTTTTGTCACAAGATAAATAATTCGGACTATAAGGCGTAATTAATGATCCTATTTTTTTTAACGTACCATCCCATAAAATATCATAAACTAAAATAGCGCACTTGGGTTTTATTCCTATATATAATTTATTTCTTTTCTTTAAAATTGTTATAGGTTGTCCTTGTCCGTCATCAGTATTAACAATTTGCATTAAAGACATATTTCCTGTATCTGATATTTTCCATACTTCAATTGATTGGCTGTTAGAAGCAACTACATATATAATCTGTGTCATAATAATAACCTATAAAAAATTAATAATATATAATATGATGTATATTATAAGAAATTTCTATATTTCAGATTCAGCAAAAATTTTTTATTTTTTTTAAAAATTTTAATACCCAATTAATTCTACCATGATAATCAAATAGATTATGTGTAAATTGTATGGAATATGAATTATTTATTTTCCAAATGTTAGGTTCTTTTTGAAGAATTTCAGTTAACCAATTTATATCATTAAAACAATTATTTTTAGAAAATTGAATAATTCCACCATGTTGATCACATTCAATTTTAGTTATTCCAATTATATTTGATAATATTCTAATTTTATTAATTAGAATTAAATATTTTGCTTGAATTGGTAATTTTCCAAATTTATTAATTAAATTGAATTGAATTTTTAATAAATCGTCATTTTTTTTAGTTAAGTATATTTTTTTATAAAAATACAACCTTTGACTTGGATCTGGGATATATTTTTCTGGTAAAAAATACGGTACAGATAATTTTATTTTGGGTTGATAGTTTTTTAATTCCGTTAATGATAAATTGAGACGATTTTTAGAAAATTCAATAGTTTTTTGTAGTAGTTCAATATATAAAGATAGTTCTACATTATTTATTTTTCCACTCTGATGATATCCTAATAATTCTCCAGTACCTCGAATATTTAAATCATGCATTGATAAATCAAATCCAGATCCTAATTCATTTAAAGATTGAATAACCTGAAGTCTCTTTTTTGCATTAGAAGATAAAGAATCTAGATTCTCTACTAAGAACCATGCGTATGATTGAATATTTGATCTTCCAACTCGACCTCTCATTTGATGCAATTGTGCTAATCCAAATAAATCTGCATTTTCAATAATAATAGTATTGACAGTTGGTATATCTATTCCTGTTTCAATAATAGTAGTTGATATCAATACTTGAAATTTTTTATCATAAAAATCATGCATAATTTTTTTTAATTCATTTCCATGCATTTTTCCATGACCAATTTGAAATTTTACTTCTGGCATCGAAGATCTTAATTGAATTAATTTTTCTTCTAAATTTTGAATTTTATTACATACATAATATACTTGTCCTTTTCTAGATAATTCATTTAAAATGATTTTTTTAATTAAAAAATTATCATACTCCTTAACAAAAGTTCTAATAGGAATTCTATTTTTTGGTGGAGTAGAAATAATAGAAAGATCACGTATACCTTGTATAGCCATATTTAATGTACGAGGTATTGGAGTAGCAGTTAAAGTAAGTATATCAATATTTTTAAATCTTTTTTTAATACTTTCTTTTTGATACACGCCGAAACGATGTTCTTCATCAATAATTAATATTCCTAAGTTAAACCAATGTAATTTTTTAGATAAAATTTTATGTGTTCCAATAAATATATTAATTTTTCCTTTTTTGATTTGATCTATACAATATATTTCTTCTTGCATGGATC
The sequence above is a segment of the Buchnera aphidicola (Symydobius americanus) genome. Coding sequences within it:
- the glyA gene encoding serine hydroxymethyltransferase; translation: MFEKIKISNYDPELWGYIHKESIRQENHIELIASENYVHPYILELQGSKLTNKYAEGYPGKRYYGGCEYVDEIEKIAINRAKILFNADYANVQPHSGSQANFSVYSALLKPGDLILGMNLSHGGHLTHGSSVNFSGKLYKTISYGINEFGDINYLELEKLAKKYHPKMIIGGFSSFSGICDWKRMKSIADSINSYFVVDIAHVAGLIAANLYPNPIKYADVVTSTTHKTLAGPRGGLILSKNKNENFYKKLNSSVFPGSQGGPLMHVIAAKAIAFKEASTSSFKEYQKNILRNSKAMVKIFLSEGFEIVSGETNNHLFIINLSKQNLTGKDIEYVLGLANITVNKNSVPNDKKSPFVTSGIRIGTPAITRRGFMERECQKLAYWISDIIKNINDQNKITDIKKKVLNLCKKYPVYT
- the bioD gene encoding dethiobiotin synthase, translating into MKRTWFLTGTDTNIGKTIVSSVMLIKAKKHGFYTAGYKPISTGCIKTKKGLRNLDALLLKKYSIIKFPYNTINPFAFYDSEPPHILSQKNKINITFKKISNELYNIQKKANWIIIEGVGGWYTPISPILKFSDWVKKENIPIILVIGLKLGCINHAILTNQAILKSGLIFSGWIANCISNKNKYVLDYINTLKKYIYAPFLGKVPYIKNIKNLSKISANIHLPK
- the bioA gene encoding adenosylmethionine--8-amino-7-oxononanoate transaminase; this translates as MNTNHLIFNLKHIWHPYDSMTKPLPCYFISSANGIYMQFKSGLKIIDGMSSWWSAIHGYNNFRLNKALIQQINNMSHIMFGGIIHQPAILLCKNLLKLLPDELECIFLADSGSVSIEIAMKMILQYWNALNKSKQIFLTIRNGYHGDTFSAISVCDPYNSIHALYSGFLPKHIFANSPKLSFQDIWNNYDIHSFVNLLVKNHDKIAAVILEPIIQGIGGMKFYHPTYLKQIRLLCNIYNIPLIIDEIATGFGRTGKMFAYQYSNIVPDILCIGKALTGGMMTLSATITTKKISDIISQNKPYKLMHGPTFMGNPLACAVANENILILQENIWKIQVSNIEKQFKIELFPLLQHPKVLDVRILGAIAVVECHQFINIKLMQNFFVNHGVWLRPFKNLIYLTPPYIIDSFSLSKLTRAIKFALENEYLFQ
- a CDS encoding beta-propeller fold lactonase family protein, with amino-acid sequence MTQIIYVVASNSQSIEVWKISDTGNMSLMQIVNTDDGQGQPITILKKRNKLYIGIKPKCAILVYDILWDGTLKKIGSLITPYSPNYLSCDKKEKFLFCSYYHANCISVHKLNENHTPNPPMQIINNIKGCHFTKFDLSYELVFTSALLEDHIYLYKFNESNIKSPLTEIKHFQCNKKSGPRHIDFHINKKYAYSINEMNGTVDVWKINHIKKNIQNIQNIHLYENNELKKYWCSDIHLTTCGKYLYAADRQNSKITAFQVHSNNKLSIIDQYHTCNQPRSFCIDKNNQYLIAAGELSNTIMVHTISSEDGSLNQLKEYKVGKNPIWVLAHNI
- the mfd gene encoding transcription-repair coupling factor, producing MTKKYISELKHNDLVIHLKHGLGQYKGLINIAHNSFKADYLVILYANEVKIYVPITHLYLVKPYIVGSSKKKITLNKLGCSKWNKERKCIFKKIQDSAIKILDIQSQRMKQLGFSFNHYHQEYELFCKKFPFKITKDQNKAMQSVLLDMKKKIPMDRIICGDVGFGKTEIAMRASFVAYLNKKQVLILVPTTLLAQQHYKNFKARFSDYAITIDIFSRFRSMQEEIYCIDQIKKGKINIFIGTHKILSKKLHWFNLGILIIDEEHRFGVYQKESIKKRFKNIDILTLTATPIPRTLNMAIQGIRDLSIISTPPKNRIPIRTFVKEYDNFLIKKIILNELSRKGQVYYVCNKIQNLEEKLIQLRSSMPEVKFQIGHGKMHGNELKKIMHDFYDKKFQVLISTTIIETGIDIPTVNTIIIENADLFGLAQLHQMRGRVGRSNIQSYAWFLVENLDSLSSNAKKRLQVIQSLNELGSGFDLSMHDLNIRGTGELLGYHQSGKINNVELSLYIELLQKTIEFSKNRLNLSLTELKNYQPKIKLSVPYFLPEKYIPDPSQRLYFYKKIYLTKKNDDLLKIQFNLINKFGKLPIQAKYLILINKIRILSNIIGITKIECDQHGGIIQFSKNNCFNDINWLTEILQKEPNIWKINNSYSIQFTHNLFDYHGRINWVLKFLKKIKNFC